One window from the genome of Marinobacter sp. es.048 encodes:
- a CDS encoding C39 family peptidase, whose amino-acid sequence MLLVLAGSILTFTMVQEATVVEPFEKGQIVIEQDVDSSPIELRSDVRVEPLVEQKFRNIVRQAYDYSCGSAALTTVLNFYLGRTLSERQVMEGLLHYGESERIVERRAFSMLDMKRLVTALGYPSGGFRATIDDLKDLDHPAIVPIHHAGFTHFVVLRTIRDGRAYLADPSVGNISFTLAQFEEKWDDNVLFIVFPGSDKPLDNLELKEEDLRFVDDQTMTLLALERIPAFHESTQRRIQNLLESQKNNPDGSVDNTRKQLHYRRN is encoded by the coding sequence ATGCTGCTGGTGCTCGCTGGATCCATTCTTACATTCACCATGGTGCAGGAAGCGACCGTGGTGGAGCCTTTTGAGAAGGGTCAGATCGTTATCGAGCAGGATGTGGATTCGAGCCCCATTGAGCTGCGGTCCGACGTCAGGGTTGAGCCCCTTGTTGAACAGAAATTCCGGAATATCGTGCGTCAGGCCTATGACTACAGTTGTGGAAGCGCCGCGCTGACTACCGTACTGAACTTCTACCTTGGGCGGACCCTTTCAGAACGACAGGTCATGGAAGGACTGCTCCATTACGGCGAAAGTGAACGCATTGTTGAGCGCCGCGCGTTTTCCATGCTCGATATGAAGCGGCTGGTTACGGCACTCGGTTACCCTTCAGGTGGCTTTCGGGCCACCATTGATGACCTCAAGGACCTCGATCACCCGGCAATCGTGCCAATCCATCACGCGGGCTTCACGCATTTCGTGGTGTTACGGACGATTCGCGACGGGCGCGCCTACCTGGCCGATCCTTCAGTCGGCAATATCTCCTTTACTCTGGCCCAGTTCGAGGAAAAGTGGGACGACAACGTGCTTTTCATCGTCTTTCCGGGCAGTGACAAGCCCCTGGACAACCTCGAGCTGAAAGAGGAAGACCTTCGCTTTGTGGATGACCAGACAATGACCCTTCTGGCGCTGGAAAGGATACCGGCGTTTCACGAGTCCACCCAGCGGCGGATCCAGAATCTGCTTGAAAGCCAGAAAAACAATCCCGACGGCAGTGTGGATAACACCCGCAAGCAGTTGCACTACCGGCGGAACTAA
- a CDS encoding OmpP1/FadL family transporter produces MGQKIHNRQILAALIATTLSCGAQAQLAQNLTIHPKALGLGNAVTADPPGIMAIHYNPAGLTKLDGRQLEVNLMSVYLDIDADFTAPEGYEIFGIDGLETDPLTGKQRDLVANTHSHTNNVALYLPGYGILRAPPGPALAPSAGISINPPGSKLTFGNAFYLPLAAGFYRDKDDPGRYQPQATALQRTTYLSPTVGYEINDDWSVGAGIHLSHMGIAADQYMRAPNLLLGVAEVLQDAFNCESGDEPLQPWLALCGGNVGPWDDIGALNINVQETLSPTYALGVMWEPTDWFSWGASYTSEAEMNMKGTFEIQYTDDWSGFWQSVNGSVLGAITSAILSLPSGAPKESGNVSMDLVYPQHFQTGISVDVHPKLTLNADIGWTDYKQWDAFVFRFDRNLEFLNAARILSPDNATPNTLRLPLGFKSQWNWAFGMEFHASSRLDLRAGVEIRDSVIPDDQRQVMAPFGGANLYSIGMGYQWDKDTEIDMNLSYLHSVESIPADTSCNLNCDNITNIIYNPYAGLDVKTSLRVVMAGLSFRTKF; encoded by the coding sequence ATGGGACAGAAAATCCACAACCGTCAGATTCTCGCGGCGCTGATTGCCACGACCCTATCGTGTGGTGCCCAGGCCCAGCTGGCGCAGAACCTGACCATTCACCCCAAGGCCCTCGGGCTCGGCAATGCCGTGACTGCCGATCCGCCGGGGATCATGGCAATTCACTACAATCCAGCGGGCCTGACCAAACTGGACGGGCGCCAGTTGGAAGTAAACCTGATGAGCGTCTATCTCGACATTGATGCGGACTTCACAGCGCCGGAAGGGTATGAAATTTTCGGTATCGACGGCCTCGAAACAGATCCGCTGACCGGAAAGCAACGGGACCTTGTTGCCAATACTCACAGCCACACCAACAACGTGGCCCTGTATTTGCCCGGATACGGTATTCTTCGCGCGCCGCCAGGGCCGGCCTTGGCCCCTTCGGCGGGGATCAGTATCAACCCGCCGGGCTCGAAACTGACCTTTGGTAATGCGTTCTACCTGCCGCTGGCGGCCGGCTTTTATCGCGACAAGGACGACCCTGGCCGTTACCAGCCCCAGGCCACGGCGCTGCAGCGCACGACTTATCTCTCACCCACGGTCGGTTACGAAATCAATGACGACTGGTCCGTGGGTGCCGGTATCCACCTGTCCCATATGGGTATCGCGGCAGACCAGTACATGCGGGCGCCCAACCTGCTGCTGGGGGTAGCTGAAGTTCTACAGGACGCCTTCAACTGCGAGAGTGGTGACGAGCCCCTGCAGCCCTGGCTGGCGCTTTGTGGCGGTAATGTCGGTCCCTGGGATGACATTGGTGCCCTGAACATCAATGTACAGGAAACCCTGTCCCCCACCTATGCGCTAGGGGTGATGTGGGAGCCAACCGACTGGTTCAGCTGGGGGGCGAGCTATACCTCTGAAGCTGAAATGAACATGAAGGGCACCTTCGAAATCCAGTACACCGACGACTGGTCCGGCTTCTGGCAGAGCGTTAACGGATCCGTGCTGGGTGCGATTACCTCGGCGATCCTGAGTCTTCCGTCAGGTGCGCCCAAGGAATCCGGCAACGTCAGTATGGACCTGGTGTACCCCCAGCACTTCCAGACCGGTATCAGTGTCGACGTGCACCCAAAACTGACCCTTAACGCCGACATTGGCTGGACCGATTACAAACAATGGGATGCCTTTGTTTTCCGGTTTGACCGCAACCTGGAGTTTCTCAATGCGGCGCGGATCCTGTCACCGGACAATGCCACGCCGAACACCCTGAGGCTCCCGCTGGGCTTCAAAAGCCAGTGGAACTGGGCGTTTGGCATGGAGTTCCATGCGTCTTCCCGGCTGGATCTGCGTGCTGGCGTGGAAATTCGGGATTCCGTCATCCCGGATGATCAGCGACAGGTTATGGCACCGTTCGGCGGGGCAAACCTCTACAGCATTGGTATGGGGTACCAGTGGGACAAGGACACCGAGATTGACATGAATCTCAGCTATCTCCATTCGGTGGAGTCGATTCCCGCAGACACCAGTTGTAACCTGAACTGCGATAACATCACCAACATTATCTACAACCCTTATGCGGGCCTTGATGTCAAAACCTCGCTACGGGTTGTGATGGCGGGCCTCAGTTTCCGGACCAAGTTCTGA
- a CDS encoding N-acyl-D-amino-acid deacylase family protein, translating into MNQFDTLIIGGHYFDGTGGPSRIAHVGVKDGRVAGVFDEQPDTGLATRTIDASGCWVTPGFLDTHTHYDAELLVTPSLSESVRHGVTTVLIGSCSLSMVCSDPEDASDIFTRVETVPREKVLPILKQHKSWQTPKEWAAFMDQHPLGPNVISFLGHSDLRTAVMGLQRATDRSVTPTAEEQRQMEALLEEALQEGFLGLSTMCLKWDKVDGDREWSKSLPSTYARWREISRLNALLRRYGRVHQGAPNAANPLQVTQYLKETLGWLRKPLKTTLIAMIDLKGNPTVKPMASLVGWLANSFGGNFRWQLLPTPFTVYADGMDIVLFEEFGAGEMALDIRDQLERNDLLKDEQYRRKFRKFYKEKLSPRVWQRDFGDAVILDCPDKSVVGRNFAELAADRGIHVVDFFLDMVVAHGRSLRWFTTVGNHRKDRLRKMVTNPGALITFSDAGAHIRNMAFYNLPLRFLKLVNESHEEGEPIMSLERAVHRLTGEQADWLGVDAGHIRIGDRADITVLDPRGLDQDLEQVEWGEMENFGLERMVNRVPGCVREVLINGRPAVKNGEVQPALGRESGYGHFLRAGASG; encoded by the coding sequence GTGAATCAGTTTGATACTCTCATTATCGGTGGTCACTATTTTGACGGTACCGGAGGACCCTCCCGCATAGCCCATGTTGGGGTCAAAGATGGACGGGTTGCCGGGGTATTTGATGAACAGCCGGACACCGGTCTCGCGACGCGCACAATTGATGCCAGCGGTTGCTGGGTGACACCGGGGTTTCTCGATACCCATACCCATTACGATGCCGAGCTGCTGGTAACGCCGTCCCTGTCTGAATCTGTGCGTCACGGTGTCACCACTGTGCTGATCGGAAGCTGTTCCCTAAGCATGGTGTGCTCTGATCCGGAGGACGCCTCAGACATCTTTACCCGGGTTGAAACCGTTCCCCGGGAAAAAGTGCTTCCCATTCTGAAACAACACAAGTCCTGGCAGACACCAAAAGAGTGGGCGGCGTTCATGGACCAGCATCCACTGGGGCCCAATGTCATCAGCTTTCTCGGCCACAGTGATCTGAGAACGGCGGTCATGGGGCTTCAGCGCGCCACCGACCGTAGCGTGACTCCGACTGCAGAAGAGCAGCGGCAAATGGAAGCCCTGCTTGAGGAGGCTCTGCAGGAAGGTTTTCTCGGCCTTTCCACCATGTGCCTTAAATGGGACAAGGTGGATGGTGATCGGGAATGGTCCAAGAGCCTCCCGAGCACCTACGCCCGCTGGCGTGAGATCAGCCGTCTTAATGCGCTTTTGCGTCGTTACGGACGGGTGCACCAGGGCGCACCCAATGCGGCCAATCCTCTTCAGGTAACACAATATCTGAAAGAGACCCTGGGCTGGTTGAGAAAGCCCCTGAAAACAACCCTGATTGCGATGATCGACCTCAAGGGCAACCCCACGGTCAAACCGATGGCGAGTCTTGTCGGATGGCTGGCCAACAGCTTTGGTGGTAATTTTCGCTGGCAGCTGCTGCCGACACCGTTCACGGTCTATGCCGATGGCATGGATATCGTGCTGTTCGAAGAATTCGGTGCCGGTGAAATGGCCCTGGATATTCGGGATCAGCTTGAGCGCAACGATCTCCTCAAGGACGAACAGTACCGCCGGAAATTCCGGAAATTCTATAAGGAGAAGCTCTCTCCGCGCGTTTGGCAGCGGGATTTCGGTGATGCTGTCATTCTCGATTGCCCGGACAAGAGTGTCGTCGGGCGAAACTTCGCTGAACTGGCGGCAGACCGCGGCATCCATGTTGTCGATTTCTTCCTCGACATGGTGGTGGCCCATGGACGTTCGCTGCGCTGGTTTACCACGGTCGGGAATCACAGAAAGGATAGGCTCCGAAAAATGGTGACCAATCCGGGCGCGCTGATCACCTTCTCCGATGCCGGCGCCCACATCCGGAATATGGCCTTCTACAACTTGCCGCTTCGGTTTCTGAAGCTGGTTAATGAAAGCCACGAGGAGGGCGAGCCGATCATGTCCCTCGAACGTGCCGTGCACCGATTGACCGGCGAACAGGCAGATTGGCTTGGCGTTGATGCAGGTCATATCAGGATAGGGGACCGGGCCGATATAACGGTACTTGATCCTCGTGGCCTTGATCAGGATCTGGAGCAGGTTGAATGGGGCGAGATGGAAAACTTCGGGCTGGAAAGAATGGTTAACCGTGTCCCTGGTTGTGTCAGAGAGGTGCTGATCAATGGCCGGCCCGCGGTAAAGAATGGTGAGGTGCAACCTGCGTTGGGCAGGGAATCTGGATACGGACACTTCCTGCGCGCCGGGGCGTCTGGATAA
- a CDS encoding MalM family protein gives MCLFLVAVLGGCQGGGSTVSEREGYFTWVDEQGRVRYSPIAGAENSKADKDAEALPDPGSAEEPAQPDDGASPESGLKEENEYTLENYPDAGELEEDGYVRPGERQPYFTWRDAEGNVRVSYYRPDTRSDLEKGLVEPPVQITEASIYHADPDGPDQTSVEGYDPDAFAILGIEAPTDDFFTRFSATCCETLDAFSRQGWQSEREFGVTLSDGSETHPFLTGTSPYQLIALPDADKHASLVIRLHSYAKDGVFVPSLVFLDQKMAPLRLVTDLVMDFTPENWHRRGYLEAWVPAFPGQGERWLVLFTREQDLEGQTVIETRVGPQKIPHIRHGEIGLMQVEE, from the coding sequence TTGTGTCTTTTTCTGGTAGCGGTTCTCGGAGGCTGCCAGGGTGGCGGGTCCACGGTATCCGAGCGAGAGGGCTATTTTACCTGGGTAGACGAGCAGGGCAGAGTGCGGTATTCCCCCATCGCAGGAGCCGAGAATAGTAAGGCTGACAAGGACGCTGAAGCGCTGCCCGATCCGGGGTCCGCGGAGGAACCAGCGCAGCCAGATGATGGGGCGAGCCCTGAGTCGGGGCTGAAGGAAGAAAACGAGTACACACTTGAAAACTATCCGGATGCTGGAGAGCTTGAAGAAGACGGCTACGTTCGACCGGGGGAGCGGCAACCCTATTTCACCTGGCGTGACGCCGAAGGCAATGTCCGGGTCAGCTATTACCGGCCGGACACCCGCTCTGATCTTGAGAAAGGGCTGGTTGAGCCACCTGTTCAGATCACCGAAGCCAGCATTTACCACGCGGATCCCGATGGACCGGACCAGACCTCGGTAGAGGGCTATGACCCGGACGCTTTTGCGATCCTGGGCATTGAGGCTCCGACCGATGACTTCTTTACCCGGTTTTCAGCCACCTGTTGCGAGACACTGGATGCTTTCAGTCGGCAAGGGTGGCAATCGGAACGAGAGTTCGGCGTTACTCTCTCGGACGGTTCAGAAACCCATCCCTTTCTTACGGGAACCAGCCCCTATCAACTGATTGCGCTCCCGGACGCGGATAAGCATGCCAGTCTGGTCATCCGCCTGCACTCCTATGCAAAAGACGGGGTGTTCGTGCCCTCCCTGGTGTTTCTGGATCAGAAGATGGCACCGTTAAGGCTGGTAACAGACCTGGTTATGGATTTCACCCCGGAGAACTGGCACCGGCGCGGCTACCTGGAAGCATGGGTTCCCGCTTTTCCAGGCCAGGGGGAGCGTTGGTTGGTCCTGTTTACCCGGGAGCAGGATCTGGAGGGCCAGACCGTTATAGAAACCCGTGTTGGCCCGCAGAAAATCCCCCACATCAGGCACGGTGAAATTGGCCTGATGCAGGTAGAGGAATGA
- a CDS encoding DNA-J related domain-containing protein — translation MTNSHSPTHASRPKAASEDACLDQQIQHLLVAVEHEIRSAPAGMNELSLIKALQKPPWELLGDVVFSEPEKLYPVHFLLFHVLYRLRDQLSEASESLKISPLNIRIEAETVVSGEGVPNSVDTLRHFYLDLSQYRLPEEAIRQMMNHFWAGTPGQAPAQSETREAAEALGFKTIPTDFPTVKKRFRRAVMHAHPDRGGRTETIQQLNQAFAVLKAHFRHSL, via the coding sequence ATGACAAACAGCCATTCCCCGACACATGCCTCTCGCCCCAAAGCAGCGAGTGAAGATGCCTGCCTCGATCAACAGATTCAGCACTTGCTGGTGGCCGTTGAGCACGAAATCAGGTCCGCACCGGCCGGAATGAATGAATTATCACTGATCAAAGCGCTCCAGAAACCGCCATGGGAACTGCTTGGAGATGTGGTTTTCAGCGAACCCGAAAAGCTCTACCCGGTTCATTTTCTCCTGTTCCATGTACTCTACCGTCTCCGGGACCAGTTGTCCGAGGCCAGCGAGAGCCTAAAGATTTCGCCTCTTAACATACGCATCGAAGCGGAGACTGTAGTCAGTGGCGAGGGGGTTCCCAACAGCGTCGACACACTGCGCCATTTCTATCTGGACCTCTCCCAGTATCGTCTGCCGGAGGAAGCGATTCGGCAGATGATGAATCATTTCTGGGCAGGAACTCCCGGCCAGGCACCGGCCCAGTCAGAAACGAGGGAAGCAGCCGAAGCACTGGGCTTCAAGACTATTCCCACCGACTTTCCAACCGTCAAGAAGCGTTTTCGCCGGGCAGTAATGCACGCCCATCCGGACCGCGGCGGCAGGACCGAAACCATTCAGCAACTCAATCAGGCCTTTGCCGTACTCAAAGCCCACTTCCGTCACAGCCTCTGA
- a CDS encoding SLC13 family permease yields the protein MSEELNADKQTEGLPRSQVIGLILGATFLLATIILPPPETMTAQAWSALGLMLLMATWWSTEAIPIPATALLPIVLVPALGLGTVGEATKPYANPIIFLFLGGFTLGLAMQRWNLHRRIALMTLKAVGSKPRRQIAGFMLATAFLSMWVSNTATAIMMLPIGLSVVAMMDSNDNPEGVRRYATALLLAIAYSASIGGIATLIGTPPNALLAAYLSENQGISVGFAQWMLLGVPVTVVMLALAWWWLTRRDFGLGSSGDGGKAIREELDALGPLRKGEKLVALVFLITAAAWIFRPLLSENLMPWLSDTGIAIAAAIAMFLMPVNTRTGEFVLDWETAKGIPWGVLLLFGGGLAMAGVISSSGLAEWIAQSLGVAGTLPTLVMIGLVAGIIIFLTEVTSNTATAAAFLPLLGALALSQGVSPLLLTVPAAIAASCAFMMPVATPPNAIVFSSGHMQIGDMIRAGFALNLLGIVVVTVLSYLLLGVVFTL from the coding sequence ATGTCTGAAGAACTCAACGCTGACAAACAAACCGAGGGACTGCCCCGCAGCCAGGTGATCGGACTGATCCTTGGGGCAACGTTTCTGTTGGCAACCATTATCCTGCCGCCCCCGGAGACCATGACGGCGCAAGCCTGGTCTGCCCTGGGGTTGATGCTGCTCATGGCGACCTGGTGGTCCACCGAAGCCATTCCGATCCCCGCCACTGCCCTGTTGCCAATTGTGCTGGTTCCGGCGCTCGGACTTGGCACGGTTGGTGAGGCCACTAAACCCTATGCCAATCCAATCATTTTCCTGTTCCTCGGTGGCTTCACCCTCGGGCTTGCGATGCAGCGATGGAACTTACACCGTCGAATTGCCCTGATGACGCTGAAGGCTGTGGGCAGCAAACCCCGGCGGCAGATCGCCGGATTCATGTTGGCTACCGCTTTTTTGAGCATGTGGGTCAGCAATACGGCAACGGCCATCATGATGCTGCCGATTGGTCTATCTGTGGTGGCTATGATGGATAGCAATGATAATCCCGAGGGTGTGCGGCGTTATGCGACCGCACTCCTGCTTGCTATCGCCTATTCCGCCAGTATCGGTGGTATTGCCACCCTGATCGGTACACCGCCAAATGCCTTGCTGGCGGCCTATCTGAGCGAAAATCAGGGTATTTCTGTTGGCTTTGCTCAATGGATGCTGCTGGGAGTTCCGGTGACGGTCGTCATGTTGGCGCTGGCCTGGTGGTGGCTGACCCGGAGGGACTTCGGGCTGGGCAGCTCCGGCGACGGCGGCAAGGCCATACGGGAGGAGCTTGACGCGTTGGGGCCGCTGCGCAAGGGCGAAAAGCTGGTGGCCCTGGTGTTTCTGATCACTGCCGCTGCCTGGATCTTCAGGCCTCTGTTATCCGAGAACCTCATGCCCTGGTTGAGCGACACCGGCATTGCCATCGCAGCGGCTATCGCCATGTTCCTCATGCCCGTCAATACCCGTACCGGCGAATTTGTGCTCGACTGGGAGACTGCGAAAGGCATTCCCTGGGGTGTGCTACTACTGTTCGGAGGAGGTCTCGCCATGGCCGGCGTGATCAGTAGCTCGGGACTGGCAGAATGGATTGCTCAAAGCCTGGGTGTGGCCGGCACTCTGCCAACGCTTGTCATGATTGGGCTGGTGGCGGGCATCATCATCTTTCTGACCGAAGTTACCAGCAATACCGCAACTGCGGCGGCGTTCCTGCCGTTGCTGGGGGCGCTGGCCCTGAGCCAGGGCGTGTCACCGTTACTGCTCACTGTGCCTGCGGCCATCGCAGCCAGTTGTGCCTTCATGATGCCGGTGGCCACGCCACCCAATGCCATCGTGTTCTCAAGTGGTCACATGCAGATCGGCGACATGATCAGAGCCGGATTTGCTCTGAACCTGCTCGGTATCGTTGTAGTCACTGTCTTGAGCTACCTGTTACTCGGGGTGGTCTTTACCCTCTGA
- a CDS encoding polysaccharide deacetylase family protein: MPLKAFLKLSLLVAMTATAISARADLVVLQYHHVSDATPPATSTSVSLFEGQLEMISDLKLKVVDLLKGTETTLAGADGRDNRIAITFDDAYDSVYHAAAPLLADKAYPYTIFVNTEAVGRNGYMTWDQIRELAERPGVTIANHSADHGHLARKPSESESDWQARVTNSLDSAQATLNRELDAPAHMFAYPYGEFDEALERKVAERGWYGFGQQSGAIGPKTEKTRLPRFPMANAYGQLGSLENKLRSKAFPIDTGKLPDGVVSENPPTLVFPLVEPVDANRLTCFASGQGRIDFDVIDGNVDVQAPEAFNSRRFRYNCTHPAGDGSYYWLSQQWLDLSKPED, translated from the coding sequence ATGCCGCTCAAAGCATTCCTGAAACTTTCCCTTCTCGTCGCTATGACGGCAACAGCCATCTCAGCCCGCGCTGACCTGGTTGTCCTCCAGTATCATCATGTCAGCGATGCAACGCCGCCGGCCACCAGCACGTCCGTGTCCCTGTTCGAAGGCCAGCTGGAAATGATCTCTGATCTGAAGCTGAAGGTCGTGGATCTGCTGAAAGGCACCGAAACAACCCTGGCCGGAGCCGACGGGCGAGACAACCGCATTGCCATTACTTTTGATGACGCCTACGACTCCGTCTACCATGCGGCCGCGCCGCTGCTGGCTGATAAAGCCTACCCCTACACGATTTTTGTCAACACCGAAGCCGTTGGCCGCAATGGCTATATGACCTGGGACCAGATCAGAGAACTTGCCGAACGACCTGGCGTAACCATTGCCAACCACAGTGCAGACCATGGTCATCTGGCCCGGAAGCCAAGTGAAAGCGAAAGTGACTGGCAAGCCCGGGTTACCAACAGTCTTGATTCGGCCCAGGCGACCCTTAACCGGGAGCTTGACGCGCCAGCGCACATGTTCGCGTACCCTTACGGAGAGTTTGACGAGGCACTGGAACGCAAAGTTGCCGAGCGTGGCTGGTACGGCTTCGGCCAGCAATCCGGCGCCATTGGCCCAAAAACCGAGAAAACCCGATTGCCTCGCTTTCCGATGGCGAACGCCTATGGTCAGTTGGGTAGTCTTGAAAACAAACTTCGCAGCAAAGCCTTCCCTATTGATACCGGCAAGCTGCCAGATGGCGTGGTCTCGGAGAATCCGCCCACCCTGGTTTTCCCTCTGGTTGAACCCGTCGATGCTAACCGGTTGACGTGCTTTGCCTCTGGTCAGGGACGTATCGACTTTGACGTGATTGACGGCAATGTGGACGTGCAGGCACCAGAGGCTTTCAATAGCCGGCGATTCCGTTACAACTGCACCCACCCTGCCGGCGATGGCAGCTACTACTGGTTGTCCCAGCAGTGGCTGGATCTGAGCAAACCTGAGGACTGA
- a CDS encoding DUF2238 domain-containing protein, with translation MSQRFAPAIWVVVFLAVFVWSAIGPRDRATWVLEVLPAAIGCAAVVWCFFRYPLTPLVYVLVLVHAIILMVGGHYTYAEVPLFDWFREWFDWERNNYDKLGHLAQGFIPAMVAREVVIRFEVFSSRRWAAFFIVCFCLAVSAFYELIEWWVALLSDEAAEAFLGTQGYVWDTQSDMAWALSGAILALILLGRFHDRQLEAL, from the coding sequence ATGAGTCAGCGATTTGCACCCGCAATCTGGGTGGTGGTCTTTCTTGCTGTATTTGTCTGGTCTGCCATCGGGCCCAGGGATCGGGCCACGTGGGTTCTGGAGGTGCTGCCTGCCGCCATTGGTTGCGCTGCGGTTGTCTGGTGTTTCTTCCGTTATCCACTCACGCCGCTGGTTTACGTTTTGGTTCTGGTGCATGCCATCATTTTGATGGTTGGCGGGCACTATACCTACGCGGAAGTACCTTTGTTCGACTGGTTTCGGGAATGGTTTGACTGGGAGCGTAACAACTACGACAAGCTTGGCCATCTGGCGCAGGGTTTTATCCCCGCAATGGTCGCCAGGGAAGTGGTCATTCGTTTCGAGGTGTTCTCCAGTCGCCGCTGGGCTGCGTTTTTTATTGTCTGCTTCTGCCTTGCGGTGAGCGCCTTTTACGAGTTGATCGAATGGTGGGTGGCCTTGCTCAGCGACGAAGCCGCCGAGGCATTTCTGGGCACCCAGGGTTACGTCTGGGACACTCAGTCGGATATGGCCTGGGCGTTGTCCGGGGCCATCCTGGCCCTTATCCTGCTCGGGCGTTTTCATGATCGCCAGCTTGAGGCGCTTTGA
- a CDS encoding flagellar protein FilC, protein MNRWFVRGFILVSVAGLLPGMALAQEGSVDQAREALAKQEGDEDASQQLEEVFQAAEKNYSLQKKGSHSLNYSFDYSYTADQRLDLEITGGSVRNLDVVPSATHSFTNSFSYDYGLLDNLTVGTRIPLVVKYDTQDELNIYDFGDISFTARWQPFAYVPGKMSTTLFGTLSTKTGVSPYEIDIGEQLSTGSGYYSIGGGASFSKVLDPVVLFGSVSATYNLPAENLQQVRGARLLTKVDPGFGLSGSAGFAYSLSYDISLSISAQLSYSDETILNFSVGDPAFAQDQMTGFLSMSLGTRISDTTIVNTSLGIGLTEDAPDFSLGLSLPINFSGLKE, encoded by the coding sequence ATGAATCGTTGGTTTGTGCGAGGTTTTATCCTTGTTTCCGTGGCAGGTCTGCTTCCGGGCATGGCCCTGGCGCAGGAAGGGAGTGTGGACCAGGCGAGGGAAGCCCTGGCCAAACAAGAGGGTGACGAAGATGCTTCGCAACAACTGGAGGAGGTGTTCCAGGCTGCCGAGAAGAACTATTCGTTGCAGAAAAAGGGCTCTCATTCCCTGAATTACTCGTTCGACTATTCCTACACTGCAGACCAGCGGTTGGACCTAGAAATCACCGGTGGATCGGTGCGAAACCTGGACGTGGTGCCGTCAGCAACCCACAGTTTTACGAATTCCTTTTCCTACGATTATGGCCTGCTCGATAACCTGACGGTGGGAACCCGTATTCCGCTGGTGGTTAAATACGACACGCAGGACGAGCTGAATATTTACGATTTCGGCGACATTTCGTTCACGGCGCGCTGGCAACCGTTTGCCTATGTGCCCGGCAAGATGTCGACCACGCTGTTTGGAACCCTGTCCACCAAGACCGGCGTCAGCCCCTACGAGATCGACATCGGTGAGCAGCTGTCCACCGGAAGTGGCTACTATTCGATCGGTGGTGGCGCAAGTTTTTCCAAAGTCCTCGACCCTGTGGTGTTGTTTGGTTCGGTCAGTGCCACCTATAACCTGCCGGCGGAAAATTTGCAGCAGGTTCGTGGGGCGCGGTTGCTGACAAAAGTGGACCCCGGTTTCGGGTTGTCCGGTTCCGCCGGCTTCGCCTACTCTCTGTCCTACGATATTTCATTAAGCATCTCCGCCCAGCTCAGCTATAGCGATGAAACTATTCTGAACTTCTCGGTTGGCGACCCGGCTTTTGCCCAGGACCAGATGACCGGTTTCCTTAGCATGTCCTTGGGAACGCGCATCAGCGATACCACCATCGTGAATACCAGTCTCGGGATTGGTCTTACCGAGGACGCCCCGGACTTTTCTCTTGGGCTCTCCCTGCCCATTAACTTCTCCGGTCTCAAAGAGTGA
- a CDS encoding TetR/AcrR family transcriptional regulator: protein MDMLQSSEEVAGKREQNRIRNRRAILHAARECFRERGYENSTIRDIVRRTGLAAGTFYNYFSSKQDIFAALLTDFFTNLNNNLTHRRRRADTTEDFIHSAYMALFTATARDPLVYELAHRNDRALRELFGSDILGLTMLSLEEDVREAIERGLLPRIDHEYLCAAFFGVAYETSLTLAKRAHRNPDSADAEALTATQFSTALFMGGLPRLAALP, encoded by the coding sequence ATGGATATGTTGCAATCGAGTGAAGAGGTCGCGGGTAAACGGGAACAGAACCGGATCCGGAACCGCCGGGCGATCCTGCATGCCGCCCGGGAGTGCTTTCGAGAACGGGGTTACGAGAATTCGACTATCCGCGATATCGTACGCCGCACGGGCCTGGCCGCCGGAACTTTCTACAATTATTTCTCCAGCAAGCAGGATATCTTCGCCGCCCTGCTAACCGACTTTTTTACCAACCTGAACAACAACCTCACCCACCGTCGTCGCAGGGCAGACACCACCGAGGATTTCATCCATTCCGCCTATATGGCCCTGTTTACCGCTACCGCCAGGGACCCACTGGTTTATGAGCTGGCTCACCGCAATGATCGCGCGCTTCGCGAGCTGTTTGGTTCGGATATCCTCGGTCTCACCATGCTATCTCTGGAAGAGGATGTTCGCGAAGCGATAGAGCGGGGGCTACTTCCCCGCATTGACCACGAATACCTGTGCGCCGCTTTTTTCGGCGTCGCCTATGAAACCAGTCTGACTCTTGCAAAACGGGCCCACAGGAACCCGGATTCAGCGGATGCTGAAGCTTTGACCGCAACGCAGTTTTCAACGGCTCTGTTCATGGGTGGCCTTCCCCGGCTGGCCGCACTTCCCTGA